In Catenulispora sp. GP43, one genomic interval encodes:
- a CDS encoding glycosyltransferase family 4 protein yields MRILHIVNLGFEAGGAEKFVRMLRDGQTARGHQVRVVALQSPSGDRAVFADDLVPPVDGGPLGKLAGFVWHHRGYREVRRIMREFRPDCVHLHTVGGFGPAVFPATRGAVRILTIHGPEDWTRKLLRWQVADNAGRISPGALLRYLHLRFLMRPAYRVFGLRRIDGFAAPSRFVADVIRPDAGRVPVRVIPHAVDRVFTPTPVSEVWQTAYVGRLSPLKGADVVLEAFAILARTQPKARLVVVGDGPERDRLQARAADLVAAGTVEFRGWLSPPEVAECLRGSALLAVPSTTPEIFGLTALEALALGRPLVASRIGALPELVGPDNGVLVAPADTAALAEALAGLIGDAERLARLGEGSARRAEAFSLDRCLDDYESWYEQALADRAGRKR; encoded by the coding sequence GTGAGAATTCTGCACATCGTCAACCTGGGCTTCGAGGCCGGGGGCGCGGAGAAGTTCGTCCGCATGCTCCGGGACGGCCAGACGGCTCGGGGCCACCAGGTCCGGGTGGTGGCCCTGCAATCCCCGTCGGGCGACCGGGCCGTGTTCGCCGACGACCTGGTCCCGCCGGTGGACGGCGGTCCGCTGGGCAAGCTGGCCGGGTTCGTGTGGCACCACCGGGGATACCGCGAGGTGCGGCGGATCATGCGCGAGTTCCGGCCCGACTGCGTCCACCTGCACACCGTCGGCGGGTTCGGCCCGGCGGTGTTCCCGGCCACCCGCGGCGCCGTACGGATCCTCACCATCCACGGCCCCGAGGACTGGACCCGCAAACTGCTGCGCTGGCAGGTCGCCGACAACGCCGGACGGATATCGCCCGGCGCCCTGCTCCGCTACCTGCACCTGCGTTTCCTGATGCGGCCCGCCTACCGGGTGTTCGGGCTGCGCCGGATCGACGGCTTCGCGGCCCCGAGCCGGTTCGTCGCCGACGTGATCCGCCCCGACGCCGGCCGGGTGCCGGTCCGGGTGATCCCGCATGCCGTGGACCGGGTCTTCACCCCGACCCCGGTCTCAGAGGTGTGGCAGACGGCCTACGTGGGCCGGCTCAGCCCTCTGAAGGGGGCGGACGTCGTCCTGGAAGCGTTCGCGATCCTGGCCCGCACCCAGCCCAAGGCACGGCTCGTAGTGGTCGGCGACGGCCCGGAACGCGACCGGCTGCAGGCGCGGGCCGCCGACCTGGTGGCGGCCGGCACGGTCGAGTTCCGCGGCTGGCTGAGTCCGCCGGAGGTCGCCGAGTGCTTGCGTGGCTCCGCACTGCTGGCCGTCCCCTCGACCACTCCGGAGATCTTCGGCCTGACCGCCCTGGAGGCGCTGGCCCTGGGCCGGCCCCTGGTCGCCAGCCGGATCGGGGCGCTGCCGGAGCTGGTCGGCCCGGACAACGGCGTGCTCGTCGCCCCCGCCGACACGGCCGCACTCGCCGAGGCGCTGGCCGGGCTGATCGGGGACGCCGAGCGACTGGCGCGGTTGGGCGAGGGCTCGGCGCGGCGCGCCGAGGCCTTCAGTCTGGACCGCTGCCTCGACGACTACGAATCCTGGTACGAGCAGGCCCTCGCGGACCGCGCCGGCCGAAAGCGCTAG
- a CDS encoding cellulase family glycosylhydrolase, with protein MANSKRRHWAIVGAAAVAVVIAAVIATAVSGGDPGQPTAFGHSPAASTAATTDTSNATASPGAASGTAGTGPSSSNAKNTALADMKWGLDYSDTLTFDTPDQLKTALDDANRLGMDYIRVDFGWEDYQSFANYSPDFSKFDNVVAAANAHGLKVLATIDFPPPWARRAACQDTAACPPADNAVFASFVKKAVARYSARGVHYWEVWNEPNIDAWAPAPDTTDYTKLLVTVSTAIRASDPHAFILMGGLAAAQPSRGGPFISPYDFITAVAKDGGLKAVDAISYHPYPDGAPVTSKTFLAISQSPTSIITALNQAGAPNMPIWITETGASVASAVGGTPERIKSDESYQVDQAKGEVDTLSSYPNVASFFWFSYQDVPADHLLFGLRRADGTYRPAFATLQQLIAGAKKAR; from the coding sequence ATGGCGAACAGCAAGCGCCGGCACTGGGCGATCGTCGGGGCCGCCGCGGTCGCGGTCGTCATCGCCGCCGTCATCGCGACCGCCGTCTCCGGCGGCGATCCCGGCCAGCCCACGGCGTTCGGCCACTCGCCGGCGGCGAGCACCGCGGCCACCACGGACACGTCGAATGCGACCGCGTCCCCGGGTGCCGCCTCGGGGACCGCCGGGACCGGGCCGTCGTCGAGCAACGCCAAGAACACCGCGCTGGCCGACATGAAGTGGGGCCTGGACTACAGCGACACGCTGACGTTCGACACACCGGACCAGCTCAAGACCGCGCTCGACGATGCCAACCGGCTGGGCATGGACTACATCCGCGTCGACTTCGGCTGGGAGGACTACCAGTCCTTCGCGAACTACTCGCCGGACTTCTCCAAGTTCGACAACGTGGTCGCCGCGGCGAACGCCCACGGTCTGAAGGTGCTGGCCACCATCGACTTCCCGCCGCCGTGGGCGCGCCGGGCCGCCTGCCAGGACACCGCCGCCTGCCCGCCCGCCGACAACGCGGTGTTCGCGAGCTTCGTGAAGAAGGCGGTCGCGCGCTACTCGGCACGGGGCGTCCACTACTGGGAAGTGTGGAACGAGCCCAACATCGATGCCTGGGCCCCGGCCCCGGACACGACGGACTACACCAAGCTCCTGGTGACGGTCTCCACGGCGATCCGTGCCTCGGACCCGCACGCCTTCATCCTGATGGGCGGCCTCGCGGCGGCCCAGCCGAGCCGCGGCGGGCCCTTCATCAGCCCGTACGACTTCATCACGGCGGTGGCCAAGGACGGCGGCCTGAAGGCGGTCGACGCGATCTCCTACCACCCCTACCCGGACGGCGCCCCGGTGACCAGCAAGACCTTCCTGGCCATCAGCCAGTCGCCGACGAGCATCATCACCGCGCTGAACCAGGCCGGTGCGCCGAACATGCCGATCTGGATCACCGAGACCGGGGCGAGCGTGGCCTCCGCGGTCGGGGGCACGCCGGAACGGATCAAATCGGACGAGAGCTATCAGGTGGACCAGGCCAAGGGAGAGGTGGACACGCTGTCCTCGTACCCGAACGTCGCGTCGTTCTTCTGGTTCTCCTATCAGGACGTTCCCGCCGACCACCTGCTGTTCGGGCTGCGGCGGGCCGACGGGACCTACCGTCCCGCGTTCGCCACCCTGCAGCAGCTCATCGCCGGCGCGAAGAAGGCACGATGA
- a CDS encoding glycosyltransferase family 2 protein — translation MNEGAMNEAGADQGKTPRVSVLIPCAPRQHYLEETLLSIQKQTFQDWEVVLVLDGECEENRRMAAVLPEDQIRIVVTARPRSGIAAARNAGLPECRGDLVAFCDGDDLCEPERLARQVAEFDRRPALGMLATWSRRFNSETGADLGPRRCPADSVELARRLLLFNTVTVSTVMARPEVVREAGNFRDAAIQCEDYDLWLRILGRAEVAALPEELVRYRVHEGQFSHRAKIMPQSGLLRREKLAAARRLGWSVPVAGAKHLAWVGVQLANRRF, via the coding sequence ATGAACGAGGGCGCGATGAACGAGGCCGGGGCGGACCAGGGCAAGACGCCGCGGGTGTCCGTGCTCATCCCCTGCGCCCCGCGTCAGCACTACCTGGAGGAGACGCTGCTCTCCATCCAGAAGCAGACCTTCCAGGACTGGGAAGTGGTCCTGGTGCTGGACGGCGAGTGCGAAGAGAACCGGCGCATGGCCGCCGTGCTGCCCGAGGACCAGATCCGGATCGTCGTCACCGCGCGCCCCCGTTCCGGCATCGCGGCGGCCCGGAACGCGGGCCTGCCCGAGTGCCGCGGCGACCTGGTGGCGTTCTGCGACGGGGACGACCTCTGCGAGCCCGAGCGGCTGGCCCGCCAGGTCGCCGAGTTCGACCGCCGTCCGGCCCTGGGAATGCTCGCCACCTGGTCCCGCCGCTTCAACAGCGAGACCGGTGCCGACCTCGGCCCGCGCCGCTGCCCCGCCGACTCCGTGGAGCTGGCCCGCCGGCTGCTGCTGTTCAACACGGTGACGGTGTCCACCGTCATGGCGCGGCCGGAGGTCGTGCGCGAGGCCGGGAACTTCCGCGACGCCGCGATCCAGTGCGAGGACTACGACCTCTGGCTCCGGATCCTCGGCCGGGCCGAGGTGGCCGCGCTGCCGGAGGAGCTGGTGCGCTACCGGGTGCACGAGGGCCAGTTCAGCCACCGGGCGAAGATCATGCCGCAGAGCGGCCTGCTGCGGCGCGAGAAGCTGGCGGCGGCCCGGCGGCTGGGCTGGAGCGTGCCGGTGGCCGGGGCCAAGCACCTGGCCTGGGTGGGCGTCCAACTGGCGAACCGGCGCTTCTAG